CTGAAAGCCTTCAGGCTTAAAGTCCTCAAATTGGGGCGCAAGGACTGTCAAGGTCAGGTTCAAGATGATGTCTCGTACAGCGGGATTTTTGATGAAGGTAACGTTTTTCTGGAAGCAAAAGAGTTGAAGTGGTAGTTTAGGACAATAAGGAAAATAAGGACAAGATTGGTGGCACATCCTTGTACTCTGAAGTATGAAAGTCAAGAACCAAGGCACTGGTGTCAACAAGTCAGTAAAGAATCGTATCAGAAATTCATTATTTGAATCTAAATTTGGCCCCTAGAGAGATTGCTGGAGTCCCGGTGAGAATTTACCCGGGTCGCTTGTTGGCAAACTCCGAGGGACAAAAATGAGATGGAGTAAGTGTGAAGCATTTACCTGCTTGTTGATTTTTGTAAATGTCTGGAAAAACTGAGTGATCTGCAGGTCATCGCCAGACTCGGTCAAGTTTGTGAGCACCACCCTTACGAGGGTGGGGTCCTCCAAAGCACCGCTGTCTGGATCCAGTATCAGCTCAGCCTTCTGTTGCGGTGAGAGGACACCCACAACCGTCTCCTGATAATATAAAGCAGGAGCATGGATGAATTTGGTTCTCTTTATGACACGGCAGAACCATCCATTCGTGGACCTGCCCGTTACTAAATGTTGTGCCGCTTTTCTCAGAGAAGATTGGTCGTGAAATACGTGACTTACCTGAGAGAGGTTAAAGACTTTGAGGTCAGAGTATGGTGTGTACTGAGAAAATGGACCCAAGTTTGTTTCAATCCATTCTGCATCACTCTTGATTCCCTGCCTGCAAGCTGAGGTACGCATAGACATGGTAGAATATTCACAACTTAGCAAGCAGCTTCTTTTCATCGATCAAACAACATGAGGTTATATTTCCTTCTCAGTTCTGTTTGGGCATACTTTTTCCCAAATTCACTGCCTTGGCATGtttgaagttttttctttttttaggccTACCTGGTGTATTGATGACACTGGCAGATTGTTTCAGATTGCCCAGCAGGGCATTTGCGATTCCTTGAAGTCTCTGCACGGGTATGGCAGGTAAAACTTTGGCAATCCCTCTGACACTGCAAAGATTGGAACAAAACTTTCTTACACAGTCCCTGAAAAGGAGCTAGCCTAGTAATTTGATGCATGGAAGTCCTGGTTGATCCTAAAATGCTACTCACACAATGTGATAGTTTGTGCAGTTTATGCCTGAGGTTGCATTCCTGAGCATCTGTGGACGGAAACTTCCAAGGATGGGAACCAGTCTGACATTGAACCAAAAATCAAAGTCATCTCTGTTGAAGCTCGAGAAAAGAGGACCGATGATGACGAAGGTCCTGTCCATGCACCGATCTCTCACGGCTGGTGTGAATTCTGGGACCTGTCAGGTTACGGCACAGAAAGAATCAGACTCCGTACAATTTCTATGTTGCAAGTACACCATACAGGATGTTTGAAAGGTGGAAAGGTAGGTTGGATATTGTCAATTAGTTCCCAAAAAAAGATGCAGAGTTTTAGATACCCTTCTGAGGTCTGAGAACGTTAAGTTGTAAGTCTGATTTTGTCTTTCTTCCTGCACTGAAAAGTGAGGCTCACCTTTCCATTTGCGTTCAGCTGTGTCAGGAATTCATCCACATTTTTCAGAGCATTACCATCCTCAAGTCGGTCAAAGACACGATCGATAAGATCTGTGTCATTGGATTTCTCTGAGCCCAGTAATAACTGCGCCACCTGAGAGGGAGCGAGCTCTGACAGGATTTCAATCTGAAAAAATGGATATCAAAATGAAGGTAAACAAAAGTCACACCAAAACCTGAGGGCAAATGATGTTTGAAAGAAGAACTAAACAACTGCAGTGGGAACTCACGCTGGAGAAGTTTGGATATAGGGCTTGCAAATCCTGTAGGGTGGCAAATTCAGAAAAGCTACCAAGGTTTGCCTGTAGCCAGTCCTGACTACCATTGACAGATGAAACACAGCCAGGATCTGCAAAAAGGAAGCGGAGACATTGCTTAGATATTAACAGCACACGCTATCAAGACATTACCAAATGTAGTCCGATAACCTGCCCATACCTGATGAATCATTTTTTGACAGGAATGGTTTGATGAAATGAGTGAAGACTGTTCGCTGTCTGTTGGTGTCCATAAAGGCCCTTTGGTTGTTGAATGCCTTGATGCTAAAACGTAAGGGAAGATTTTTAACATCGCAACATCCTAGTGTttttctgttgtgttgtttACAGTGGTGAATTAAATATGAATTTCTAAACACACTTACACAGTCTGGTACGTCAAGCAACTGAAGTTGTTGGAGCTCAGGCAGAATAGGAAGTTTGTGGATGGAGAAGCCAGGAATGGgcggatctttttctggaaccaATCGGCGATGAAATCTTTACTCTGTAGTTGTGCCTGCCCGAAGCTGGAGAGTCTGACCTCTCCCAGAGCTTCAAGAGCATTTGACAAGGCTTGGTTGCTGTTGTTAGGGGCCTAGAATTGGGGAAAAAATTGGTTGGATATAGAAGTCCCACAGGAATGCAATCGATGTTGTGAAATTATGGGACTGGATTTACAGTGGTGGTGAATGTCTCGAGAGCCTGGTccagagcaggagcagctttTTGGAAGAAAAGCTTCCAGACTTCTACCGGGTAAGTCCTTTGGCTTTCCAGAGAGCATTTCAACAGTGAGGCCAAGTTTCTTTGTGTGAGATGCTCagccttggaaaaaaaaaaatgacaagaaatGTAAACATGGCAGAGCCTATGGAGATTTGTCTGAAGATTATAATGTAAGAAATGGCCGATTGTTTTATAGGACCGGCAGCTTATATTAAACAGTCCTACCAAGGAACAGGCATGTTCAGTGATGGTGAGATTGCACAGGGCTGTAGAGGAATTGTCAGCTGCCAGTGTCTGCTGGAGTTGTGATctgaagaaaagaataaaaaacaaacccatGGTCACCTTAGTTCCACTGTGAAAAAGAACATGCAAATTCAGGATTGTGTAAAACAGTAATCCACCCACCTATTGACTGCAGCACAGATGAGGTTCTCTGTGAAACAAACATAATTGTGTATCAGATAAGGGTACTTCACAATGCGATTGTGTAATTACAGTGGAATTGAGTGATATTTCTGGAGACACTTACCATCAACAGGTGTATCCTTGCACTGGAGACAAATAAAGCAACATGTGTTAGGGTAGTGGACAAAGCTACATGAACTTTTAATACCTTGACATAGCTGCCAGTGAAAAGTTAGTGTGCCATACTTGTGTCTTGTAAAATGTCATGAAACAATGTCTAATCTCTGTGATATGTCTGTAGTAATGAACTTACCATGAAAGAATCTGGTACTGAGCAACCTGTTTGAGAGAAAAAGGGAAATGAGttagtgtatttatttatttccatctGTATGGTAGCTCTGGGCTTTCTTGAAGGTGCTCGTCAGCAAAGCATTATTGACACGTACGTGGGAAGGTCTTTTTGAGGGATTCCATGCTTGATCTCACACCCTTTGAAAGGTCCAGTGGAAGAAATTTCAAACTTTCCCGAAGACCCGTGAGTCTGGGGAGAGGAAAACGTCAGGTATTTAGACTCTGGAAGCAGTTTAACATCATGCTAACGCAAAATAATCATTGCTTCTCCTGATAAATATCTCTTACATGGCTGTGTAGGATGCACAACTGATGTTGATAGGGATCACCCGCAAGCTGTTGGGATTGAGGCTTGCTATCACAGGAACCAAGTACACCTGGAACCACAGCTGAAAGCCTTCAGGCTTAAAGTCCTCAAATTGGGGCGCAAGGACTGTCAAGGTCAGGTTCAAGATGATGTCTCGTACAGCGGGATTTTTGATGAAGGTAACGTTTTTCTGGAAGCAAAAGAGTTGAAGTGGTAGTTTAGGACAATAAGGAAAATAAGGACAAGATTGGTGGCACATCCTTGTACTCTGAAGTATGAAAGTCAAGAACCAAGGCACTGGTGTCAACAAGTCAGTAAAGAATCGTATCAGAAATTCATTATTTGAATCTAAATTTGGCCCCTAGAGAGATTGCTGGAGTCCCGGTGAGAATTTACCCGGGTCGCTTGTTAGCAAACTCCGAGGGACGAAAATGAGATGGAGTAAGTGTGAAGCATTTACCTGCTTGTTGATTTTTGTAAATGTCTGGAAAAACTGAGTGATCTGCAGGTCATCGCCAGACTCGGTCAAGTTTGTGAGCACCACCCTTACGAGGGTGGGGTCCTCCAAAGCACCGCTGTCTGGATCCAGTATCAGCTCAGCCTTCTGTTGCGGTGAGAGGACACCCACAACCGTCTCCTGATAATATAAAGCAGGAGCATGGATGAATTTGGTTCTCTTTATGACACGGCAGAACCATCCATTCGTGGACCTGCCCGTTACTAAATGTTGTGCCGCTTTTCTCAGAGAAGATTGGTCGTGAAATACGTGACTTACCTGAGAGAGGTTAAAGACTTTGAGGTCAGAGTATGGTGTGTACTGAGAAAATGGACCCAAGTTTGTTTCAATCCATTCTGCATCACTCTTGATTCCCTGCCTGCAAGCTGAGGTACGCATAGACATGGTAGAATATTCACAACTTAGCAAGCAGCTTCTTTTCATCGATCAAACAACATGAGGTaatattttcttctcatttctGTTTGGGCATACTTTTTCACAAAGTCACTGCCTTGGCATGtttgaagttttttctttttttaggccTACCTGGTGTATTGATGACACTGGCAGATTGTTTCAGATAGCCCAGCAGGGCATTTGCGATTCCTTGAAGTCTCTGCACGGGTATGGCAGGTAAAACTTTGGCAATCCCTCTGACACTGCAAAGATTGGAACAAAACTTTCTTACACAGTCCCTGAAAAGGAGCTAGCCTAGTAATTTGATGCATGGAAGTCCTGGTTGATCCTAAAATGCTACTCACACAATGTGATAGTTTGTGCAGTTTATGCCTGAGGTTGCATTCCTGAGCATCTGTGGACGGAAACTTCCAAGGATGGGAACCAGTCTGACATTGAACCAAAAATCAAAGTCATCTCTGTTGAAGCTCGAGAAAAGAGGACCGATGATGACGAAGGTCCTGTCCATGCACCGATCTCTCACGGCTGGTGTGAATTCTGGGACCTGTCAGGTTACGGCACAGAAAGAATCAGACTCCGTACAATTTCTATGTTGCAAGTACACCATACAGGATGTTTGAAAGGTGGGAAGGTAGGTTGGATATTGTCAATTAGTTCCCAAAAAAAGATGCAGAGTTTTAGATACCCTTCTGAGGTCTGAGAACGTTAAGTTGTAAGTCTGATTTTGTCTTTCTTCCTGCACTGAAAAGTGAGGCTCACCTTTCCATTTGCGTTCAGCTGTGTCAGGAATTCATCCACATTTTTCAGAGCATTACCATCCTCAAGTCGGTCAAAGACACGATCGATAAGATCTGTGTCATTGGATTTCTCTGAGCCCAGTAATAACTGCGCCACCTGAGAGGGAGCGAGCTCTGACAGGATTTCAATCTGAAAAAATGGATATCAAAATGAAGGTAAACAAAAGTCACACCAAAACCTGAGGGCAAATGATGTTTGAAAGAAGAACTAAACAACTGCAGTGGGAACTCACGCTGGAGAAGTTTGGATATAGGGCTTGCAAATCCTGTAGGGTGGCAAATTCAGAAAAGCTACCAAGGTTTGCCTGTAGCCAGTCCTGACTACCATTGACAGATGAAACACAGCCAGGATCTGCAAAAAGGAAGCGGAGACATTGCTTAGATATTAACAGCACACGCTATCAAGACATTACCAAATGTAGTCCGATAACCTGCCCATA
This region of Odontesthes bonariensis isolate fOdoBon6 chromosome 17, fOdoBon6.hap1, whole genome shotgun sequence genomic DNA includes:
- the LOC142366658 gene encoding uncharacterized protein LOC142366658; this encodes MTFYKTQCKDTPVDENLICAAVNRSQLQQTLAADNSSTALCNLTITEHACSLAEHLTQRNLASLLKCSLESQRTYPVEVWKLFFQKAAPALDQALETFTTTAPNNSNQALSNALEALGEVRLSSFGQAQLQSKDFIADWFQKKIRPFLASPSTNFLFCLSSNNFSCLTYQTVIKAFNNQRAFMDTNRQRTVFTHFIKPFLSKNDSSDPGCVSSVNGSQDWLQANLGSFSEFATLQDLQALYPNFSSIEILSELAPSQVAQLLLGSEKSNDTDLIDRVFDRLEDGNALKNVDEFLTQLNANGKVPEFTPAVRDRCMDRTFVIIGPLFSSFNRDDFDFWFNVRLVPILGSFRPQMLRNATSGINCTNYHIVVRGIAKVLPAIPVQRLQGIANALLGYLKQSASVINTPACRQGIKSDAEWIETNLGPFSQYTPYSDLKVFNLSQETVVGVLSPQQKAELILDPDSGALEDPTLVRVVLTNLTESGDDLQITQFFQTFTKINKQKNVTFIKNPAVRDIILNLTLTVLAPQFEDFKPEGFQLWFQVYLVPVIASLNPNSLRVIPINISCASYTAILTGLRESLKFLPLDLSKGVRSSMESLKKTFPRCSVPDSFMVSSLLQTYHRD
- the LOC142366656 gene encoding uncharacterized protein LOC142366656, whose translation is MTFYKTQCKDTPVDENLICAAVNRSQLQQTLAADNSSTALCNLTITEHACSLAEHLTQRNLASLLKCSLESQRTYPVEVWKLFFQKAAPALDQALETFTTTAPNNSNQALSNALEALGEVRLSSFGQAQLQSKDFIADWFQKKIRPFLASPSTNFLFCLSSNNFSCLTYQTVIKAFNNQRAFMDTNRQRTVFTHFIKPFLSKNDSSDPGCVSSVNGSQDWLQANLGSFSEFATLQDLQALYPNFSSIEILSELAPSQVAQLLLGSEKSNDTDLIDRVFDRLEDGNALKNVDEFLTQLNANGKVPEFTPAVRDRCMDRTFVIIGPLFSSFNRDDFDFWFNVRLVPILGSFRPQMLRNATSGINCTNYHIVVRGIAKVLPAIPVQRLQGIANALLGNLKQSASVINTPACRQGIKSDAEWIETNLGPFSQYTPYSDLKVFNLSQETVVGVLSPQQKAELILDPDSGALEDPTLVRVVLTNLTESGDDLQITQFFQTFTKINKQKNVTFIKNPAVRDIILNLTLTVLAPQFEDFKPEGFQLWFQVYLVPVIASLNPNSLRVIPINISCASYTAILTGLRESLKFLPLDLSKGVRSSMESLKKTFPRCSVPDSFMVSSLLQTYHRD